A window of Stenotrophomonas indicatrix genomic DNA:
CTCCCTGGTGAAATTAGCGCTATGGAACCACCCGATCCCATCCCGAACTCGGAAGTGAAACGTAGCTGCGCCGATGGTAGTGTGGCCTAAGCCATGCGAGAGTAGGTCATCGCCAGGGTTTATACCCAAAAACCCCGCTGCTCACGCAGCGGGGTTTTTTCTATTAAGTGAAGGCTCTGCTTTTTTGAGTTCCTTCCGCCCCAAGGGCAAGTACGCGAGCTGGCGCTGCAAGCGCTGCTGCAACCGTCTCCCTGGTGAAATTAGCGCTATGGAACCACCCGATCCCATCCCGAACTCGGAAGTGAAACGTAGCTGCGCCGATGGTAGTGTGGCCTAAGCCATGCGAGAGTAGGTCATCGCCAGGGTTTACATCCAAAAACCCCGCTGCTCACGCAGCGGGGTTTTTTTTTGCGCGCGAGAAACCGAAGGTAGTGCCGGCCGGTGGCCGGCAACCTCATGAACATCACGCGGCTGCACGTGCCAGCCGGCCAGCGGCCGGCACTACCGGGTCCCAGCACTCACGCACAAAAAAGCGGCGCCCAAGGGCGCCGCCTTCTTTGGAACTCAACGGCTGGGGGACTTACTTCGCCGCAGCGGCCGGTGCCTTGGCCTTCATCATCGTGTCGCGGGCAGCCTTGAACGGATTGCCTTCGTACCAGTTGGGCCAACGATCGCCGCCGGCCAGTTCCTTGCCGACGCCATACATCAGCTGCAGGTCCTCGACCGTGCCATCCAGCTTCCAGGTGGCCGGGTCATACTCGTCCTTCGGGCCGTGGTAACGGTTGGAACCGTAGTCGGCGGCCGCCTTGCGGCCAGCCTCGACACCGCCGTCGCGCAGGTCCTCACCGCCGTCGGCGTACAGCGCCGGCACACCCGCCTTGGCGAAGTTGAAGTGATCCGAACGGAAGTAGAAGCCGCTCTGCACCGAGGTCTCGCCGTGCAGGGTGCGATCCTGGGCTGCAGCCAGCGGCTTGAGGATGTCTTCCAGCTCCGAACTGCCGAAGCCGGTCACCGTCACGTCCTTGGCACGACCGGCCACCGACATCGCATCGATGTTGATGACACCAGCGATCTTGTCCAGCGGGAAGGTCGGGTGGGCGACGTAGTACTTCGAACCCAGCAGGCCGGATTCTTCCAGGGTCACCGCCAGGAACGCCACCGAACGTTCCGGCTTCGGTTCCTGATGGGCCATCGCTTCGGCCACCTCAAGGATGCCGGCCACGCCGGTCGCGTTGTCGACGGCACCGTTGTAGATGTTGTCGCCCTGTTCGCCCTCGTGCTTGCCGAGGTGATCCCAGTGCGCCATGTACAGCACGGCCTCGTCGGCACGCTTGCTGCCAGGCAGCACGCCCACCACGTTGCGCGACTGCTTCTGCGCGACCTTGCTTTTCAGGTCCACCGAAGCGGTTGCCTTCAGCGGTACCGGCTTGAAGCCGGGCTTGCTGGCGTCCTTGTAGGCCCGGTCCAGATCCAGCCCGGCGCCGGCGAACAGGGCCTTGGCCGCGTCGGCGCTCAACCAGCCCTGTACCGGCAGGCGCGGCTCCGCATCGTCCTTGGCCGGCAGGTCGTACTGCGGGCCGGTCCAGGAGTTCTTCACCACGTCCCAGCCGTACGAAGCGCCTGCGGTGTCATGCACGATCAGCGCGGCAGCAGCTCCCTTGCGCGCAGCTTCCTCGAACTTGTAGGTCCAGCGGCCGTAGTAGGTCATGCGCTTGCCGTCGAACAGCTTTTCGTCATCGACATGGAAGCCTGGGTCGTTGACGAACATGACCACCGTCTTGCCCTTCCAGTCCTGGCCGGCGTAATCGTTCCACTTCTGCTCCGGCGCATCCACGCCGTAGCCGACGAAGACGAGGTCGCTGGCATCGACCTTCACTTCTGTCTGGCCGGTACGGGTGCCCACCACCATGTCGGTGCCGAACTTCAGTTCGCGGGTCTTGCCGCCCTGGGTGAGGGTGAGCACGGTCGATTCATCGGCCGTGGTCTCGGTCATCGGCACGTCCTGGAACCAGCTGTCGCCGTTGCCGGGCTGCAGGCCGATGCGCTGCATCTGGTCGCGGATGTAGTTGACCGTCAGTTCTTCGCCCTTGCTGCCGGGCGAGCGGCCTTCGAACTCGTCAGAGGCCAGGGTCTTCACCATCTCGGCGAAGTCGGCGGCGTTGATCGCCGCTGAGAAGGTGTGCGTGGCCGGCTTGGCGGCGCTGTCGACGCTGGGCGCCGGAGCCGGGGTGTCTTCGCCTTTGCAGGCGCTGAGCGCGGCCGCGGCGGCCAGGCACAGGAGGAGTTTGCGGGGCATCATCGGTTCCTGGAAACACAAGGGACGGCCACGCAGCACGCGCGACCGGTAGCGGGGAGTATCGCCCAAGCCGCAGGCTCAGTCGGCCGGGGCGGTATCGGTATCGAAGGGGATCGGATCGGCGCCGGTGACCGGGCCGATGCGCGCACTGCGGTGGACGTACAGCACCACCTCGCGCTCGAACAGCAGGCTGCCGTTGACCACGGCATTCGGCCCGATGATGACCCGCGGCTTGCGACTGGCCGTCAGCGAGACACTGAAGTTCGGCTTGCGCACATGCACGCCACCGCCGACCTGTGAGCCGATGCCGACGGTGATGTCGCCGTTGACGGTCTCCACGTCCTTGCGCACGCGGCTGCCGACCAGGCCGATACCACCGTTGACGGTTTCCACGCCGCCTTCGATCTGGCTGCCCTGGTCGCTGAAGACGCTGCCGTTGACCGTGCTGACATCGCCGTGGGCCGTCACTTCGCGACCCAGGCGGATGCCGCCGTTGACGGTCTCGATGCTGCCCGTGCGCGCACGATCGGCGACCTTGACGCCGCCGTTGACGGTGTCGATGCTGCCGGTTTCCACGCCTTCGCCGACACGGATGCCACCATTGACGGTGTCCAGCTTGCCGTAGCGCTGGCCCGGATCGGCGCTGATGCTGCCGTTGACCTTGCTCACGTCTGCCTGGGCCCAGGCCGGGCCACTGGCCAGCGCAATGCTCAACAGCAGCGGAATGGAGAGAGCTTTCATGGGAACCTCGTTGTTGTGCGGCTGGCAGGCCGCGTGCGGAGATGTCACCATTCCCTGCACGTCTCCGCATCTGCCTGAAGTCACTGGAAAGCCCTTGCGCAACAACGTCTTCCCCTCACGCCGGCATCACATCGCCACCCTGCGCGGTGGACGTTGCCTGTTGCTGGGAATGGCGCTGGCCCTGGCGCTGCCATTGCCGGGTGCGGCGCAGACCTCTTCGGCCCGCGAGGCCGAGCGCAAGCTGCAGAAGCTGCGCACCGAACTGAAGGGCGTGGCGCAGGAGCGCCGGCAGATCGAGGGCCAGCGCGGACAGGCGTCGCAGCAGCTGCGCGAGGCCGATGAAAAGGTGGCACGCAGTGGTCGTGCGCTGGCCCAGACCGAATCGGCGCTGCGCGAGCAGACCCAGGCGCTGGCCCAGGCCGAACAGCGGCGCAATGCACTGCAGTCCAACCTGGAAAAGCAGAATCGCGAACTGGCCGGACTGCTGCGTGCGGCCTACCAGCTTGGCAACCACGCGCCGTTGAAGCTGCTGCTTTCGCAGGACACGGTGGCCGATGCCAACCGTGCGCTGGCCTATCACCGCTACCTGCAGCGCGAGCGCGCGCAGCGTATCACCACGCTGACGGCCGACCTCAAGGAACTGGAGACGCTGCAGGCACAGATCGCCCAGCGCCAACAGCAGTTGCAGGGCACTCACCGCGACCAGAAGCAGCAGGTCGCCACGCTCGCGTCGGACCGTCGCGAGCGTGCGCAGACCGTCGCTTCGCTGGAAGAGCGCTTCAAGGACAAGCGCGAGAAGGAACAGGCACTGGGCCAGGACGCCAAGGCGCTGGAAACCCTGCTGGCCAACCTGCGCGCTGCCGCGGCCCGTGCCGAGGCCGAGCGCCGTGCCGCCGCCCGCAAGGCCGCTGCGGAGAAGGCCGCTGCCGAAAAGGCCGCACGCCAGGCCAAGGCCGAAGGCCGTCCGGCACCGGCAACCAAGATCCCGCCGGCCGTGGCGTCGGCACCAGCGCCCAAGGTGGGTGGCCTGGGCTGGCCACTGTCGGGCAATCTGCTGGCCCGCTATGGCGGCAAGCTGCCGGATGGCCGTACCAGCAGTGGCGTGTTGATCGGCGCCCCCGCCGGAAGCACCGTCACCGCCGTGGCCGACGGTACGGTGGTGTTCTCCGATTGGATGACCGGCTACGGCATGATCCTGATCGTCGACCATGGCAACGGCTACATGAGCCTGTACGCGCACAACGACACCCTGCTGAAGGATGCCGGTGCGCGGGTCAGCCGTGGCGATGCAGTGGCCAAGGTCGGCAACTCCGGTGGCCAGGGCGTGACGGCGCTGTACTTCGAACTGCGCCGCGGCGGGCAACCGGTCAATCCGGACAGCTGGCTGCAGCGGCGCTGAATTCCGCCTGGCCGCAGCAGGGCGGATTCAACGGGAATTTAGCCACGCTTCGCGCATAATCGGTGCATGTGCCTTGGGCACGATGCCATCGTCGACAGGAGTGATCCATGCGCGCAGCCCGTACCGCCACCCTCTTGCTGGCTCTGTTGCCGGCCCTGTCCTGGGCACAGCAGACCGCCCCCGTCCCGTTGAAGGAAACTCCCGGGAAGGCGGCGAGCAGCGAGGAGGCGGTGACCTCGAAGGTGCCGCTGGACGATATCCGGCGCTTCGTGGCCGTCTACAACGCGGTGCGCGCGGCCTACGTCGATCCGGTCGATGACAACAAGCTGATGCAGTCGGCTGTGCGTGGCCTGCTGCTCGACCTCGATCCGCACAGCACCTACTTCAACAAGGAAGATGCCGAGGCGTTCGACGAACAGGCCAATGGCGCCTATGAAGGCATCGGCGTGGAGCTGCAGCAGCAGCCGGACAACGCCAGCATGAAGGTGATCTCGCCGATCGACGACACGCCGGCGGCCAAGGCCGGCATCCTCGCCGGCGATCTGATCATCGCCATCGATGGCAAGCCGATCAGCGCGATCGACGCCAGCGAACCACTGCGCGGCCCGGCGGGCAGCAAGGTGGTGCTGACCATCGTCCGCGACGGCAAGCCCAAGCCCTTCGACGTCAGCCTGACCCGGCAGACGATCCGCGTGACCAGCGTGCGCAGCCGCCTGCTGGAACCGGGTTATGGCTACATCCGCCTGAGCACGTTCCAGGCCGACACCGGCTCTGATTTCCAGAAGCACCTGCAGCAGCTGCAGAAGCAGTCCGGCGGCAACCTCAAGGGGCTGGTGCTGGATCTGCGCAGCAATCCGGGTGGTCTGCTGACCGCTGCGGTGCAGGTGGCCGATGATCTGCTCGACAAGGGCAACATCGTCAGCACCCGCGGCCGCATCAGCATCAGCGATGCACGCTTCGACGCAACCCCGGGCGACCTGCTGAAGGGCGCGCCAGTGGTGGTATTGGTCGATGCCGGTTCGGCCAGTGCATCGGAAGTGCTGGCCGGCGCACTGCGCGACAACAAGCGCGCGCGCGTGATCGGCAGCCGCACCTTCGGCAAGGGCTCGGTGCAGACTGTGCTGCCGCTGGACAACGGCGATTCGGTGAAGCTGACCACGGCGCGCTACTACACACCCAGCGGTAAATCGATCCAGGCCACCGGTATCGTGCCGGAAGTGGAACTGAAGGCAGCACCGCGTCCGGAAGACGAGGCATTGCCGGCCAGCCTGAGTGACTACAGTGAGGCGACGCTGCCGGGCCACCTGCGCGGTGATGAGGAAGGCACCGAGGGCTACCACGCAGGCGCCGTGTTGCCGGGCGATGGCCCGATCAACGATGCACTGGCCGAACTGAAGAACCCGGGTTCGGTTGCGGCGCGCTTGAAGGCAGAAGCTGCGAAGGCCGAAGCGGACAGGGCAGCAAAGGCCGCCGCCAAGCCTGCACCGAAGGCGGAGCCCAAAGCTGAAGCGAAGCCGGAAGCCAAGCCCGAAGCCAAGCCCGAAGCCAAGCCCGAAGCCAAGCCTGCAGAGATCCCGGCCAAGCCTTGATTGCGTAGCGTCGAGCCATGCTCGACTGATGTGCGGACACCGCCCGAGCATGGCTCGGGCGTTTCGCAGATTGCAGCAAGCGGACGCTAGAACCCGTGCCGCTTGCGCAGACGCCGCGCGATCGCCGCGCGCACGTACATGCCGTACACCACGCCGAACACGAAGCCCCCGATGTGCGCCCACCAGGCGACCATGCCGAAGGTCGGGCCGATGTAGGCGAACACCACCTGCAGCGCCGCCCACACACCGATCAGAAGATAGGCAGGGGCGCGCACGAACTCCAGGAACAGCCCCAGCGGGATCACCACGCCCAGGCGCGCGCCGGGGAACAGTGCCAGATAGGCACCGATCAGCGCCGACACCGCACCGCTGGCGCCGATGATGATCTGGTCCGGGCTGCCCATGGTGTAGATCGCGACCAGGTTGGAGATCGCCCCGCCCACCAGGAACAGCAGCAGCAACCGCCACGGGCCCAGCACCCGCTCGGCGGGCAGGCCGAAGATCAGCAGGAACACCAGGTTGCCCAGCAGGTGCGACCAGTCAGCGTGCAGGAACAGGGCGGTGAACAGGCGCAGCACGCTGCCGTCCTGCAGCGTTGCCCACCAGTCCAGCGGGTGGGTCAGGCCGGTGGACAGGGCGCCCCAGTCCAGCCACAGGCTTCCACGGGCATCGTCCGGGCGCGAGATCGACCACAGGAATGCCAGCCACAGTGCCGCAAACAGCACGGGTGTAGCCCAGCGCAGGGTCGCCTTCTTGCGCGAGGGGAGGGAGACAAACATGGCACTAGCCTAGCGTGCGGGCGCTTTTGGCGGGGAAGGAGCCTGTTCAGCTTTTGCGACGAAGAATGCGCCAGCGCTGTTATTGTTTCATTAACGGCTCTGGGTAATACTCGCATACGGCGTCGTATGTCGGGAGGGGAATCCGGCGCGCTTCGAAAGGCCATCCGGCCTGTCGGGCGCAGGCGCACTTAGAGCACCATCACCGCTTACCGGAGAGAGAACTACGATGCAAACTGCTTCTACCATTGCCCGCCTGACCCTGCTGGCCGTCGGCGTTGCCGGTGCGCTGGCCGCCGCCGACGCCAATGCCGCCGCCTTCCAGCTGAAGGAAAACAGCGCCAAGGGCCTGGGCCGCGCCTTCGCTGGTTCCACCTCTGCCGAAGGCGATGCCTCGGTGGTCGCCACCAACCCGGCCTCGATGCGCCTGCTGGAAGGCACCCAGATCCAGGGTGACGTCAGCGCCATCAGCTTCGGCGCCAAGTTCCGCGGCGAAGGCCGCTATGCCAACGGCGCTCCGATTTCCGGCGGCAACGGCGGCGACGCCGGCATGATCGCTCCGGTTCCGGCCGCGTACTTCCACGTGCCGTTCGGCGAGAAGGACAACATGCACTTCGGCGTGTCGCTGACCGTGCCGTTCGGCTTCAAGACCGAATACGACCGTGACTGGGTCGGCCGCTACAACGGCGTCAAGACCGAACTGCAGGCCATCGACCTGGGTGCGGCCTTCTCCTACGACGTCAACCCGTACCTGTCGTTCGGTGCGTCGGTGTTCGCCGAGCGCCTGAATGTCGACCTGACCAGCGCCGTTGACGGCGGTACCGCCATCAACGCCAGCGCCCAGCAACGCGCTGCCGCCGCTGCACTGGCCGCTGGCCGCACCCCGGCACAGGCCCAGGCCGCTGCCCAGGCCGCTGGCCGCCAGGCCGCACAGCTCGGCTTCTCGCCGGGTACCGCTGATGGTTACCTGCGCATCAAGGGCGACGAAGTGTCCGTCGGCTACACCCTGGGCATGACCGTCAGCCCGGTGGAAGGCACCAACATCGCCTTCAGCTACCGCTCGGAAGTCGAACACAAGATCACCGACGGCAAGGCCGACTTCACCATGACCCCGGCTGCTGCCGCGTTCCTTGCGCAGGCTGCCCCGGGCACCTTCGTCGACAGCAACGGCCGCGCGACCATCACCCTGCCGGCCAGCGCCACCGTCAGCTTCACGCACCGCGTGAATGACCAGTGGAAGATCATGGCCGACGTGTCGCGCACCGCATGGAGCAAGTTCGACGAAGTGCGCGTCGACTACGACTCCAACCAGCCCGACAGCGTGCTGCCGTTCCACTACCGCGACACCACCTTCGCTTCGATCGGTACCGAGTACCGTCTGAACGAGCAGCTGACCCTGCGTGGCGGTCTGGCCTATGACCAGACCCCGACCACCGACGCCCACCGTGACGTCCGCGTGCCGGATACCACCCGCAAGTGGCTGTCGCTGGGCCTGACCTGGGCGCCGTCGGAGAAGATGGAATACAGCGTGGGCTACACCCACCTGTTCACCAAGGATCCGAACATCAACTCGACCTCCGCTACCGCCAACAACGTTGTCGGCAAGTACAAGGTCACCGGCGACGTGCTGGCTGCGTCGATGCAGTACAAGTTCTGATTCCGGCGATTGCCTGAAGCAGTACGAAGGAGGAGGCCCCGCGCAAGCGGGGCTTTCTTTTTTCCGGGGATCTGCATCCACGCATGGCGTGGATCTACTGGAGCCATCCACGCACGTCGTGGATCCGCGACAATAGCGCGATGAACCTGTCCGATCCGAATTTCCAGCTGGAGCTGGCTGCCAACATCGCCGTTGCCGGCTCGATACTGCTGGCCGGCCGCAACAACGTGCATACGTGGTGGCTGGGCATCGTCGGCTGCGCGTTGTTCGCCGCGGTGTTCGAGCGCTCGCACCTGTACGCGGACATGGTCCTGCAGTTCTTCTTCGTGGTCATCAGCGTGTTCGGCTGGTGGCAGTGGCTGCGTGGTGACCATGGCGCGCCGTTGCCCATCACCCGCTTGCCAGCACGCGCGTGGAGCTGGCTGCTGCCGTTGGCGGTGCTGGCGACCTTCGGTTACGGCTGGATGCTGACCCGGCTGACCAATGCGTATGCGCCCTACATCGACTCGGCGGTGCTGGTGCTGAGCGTGATCGCACAGATCCTGATGATGCGGCGCAAGCTGGAATCGTGGTGGGTGTGGCTGCTGGTCAACACCATCGCGGTGCCGCTGTACTACAGCCGCGGGCTGCACCTGACCTCGATCCTGTACGTCGGTTTCTGGATCAACGCGCTGGTGGCGCTGCGTCACTGGCGGCACCTGATGCGCGCCGAAGCGGATACGGGCAGGGCGGCCGATGGCATTGCCTGAGCGGGTACCGCGCGGGTTGGTGGTCGGCAAGTTCTGCCCGCTCCACCTCGGCCACGAGCGCCTGATCGAATTTGCTTCTGCCCGCTGCACCCAGCTGCTGGTGATCGGCTGGTCGCAGCCGGGCTTTGCCGGCTACAGCGCAGAGCGCCGCGAGCGCTGGCTGCGCGCGCGCTTTCCGCAGGCGACGGTGGCGGTGCTGGATGATGCGCGGCTGGCGGCGTTGTGCAGGCAACAGGGCATTCCCGTACGTGCGCTGCCGCAGGAAAAGGACAGTGAGCAGGTGCAACGCGCGTTCACCGCATGG
This region includes:
- a CDS encoding M28 family metallopeptidase — protein: MPRKLLLCLAAAAALSACKGEDTPAPAPSVDSAAKPATHTFSAAINAADFAEMVKTLASDEFEGRSPGSKGEELTVNYIRDQMQRIGLQPGNGDSWFQDVPMTETTADESTVLTLTQGGKTRELKFGTDMVVGTRTGQTEVKVDASDLVFVGYGVDAPEQKWNDYAGQDWKGKTVVMFVNDPGFHVDDEKLFDGKRMTYYGRWTYKFEEAARKGAAAALIVHDTAGASYGWDVVKNSWTGPQYDLPAKDDAEPRLPVQGWLSADAAKALFAGAGLDLDRAYKDASKPGFKPVPLKATASVDLKSKVAQKQSRNVVGVLPGSKRADEAVLYMAHWDHLGKHEGEQGDNIYNGAVDNATGVAGILEVAEAMAHQEPKPERSVAFLAVTLEESGLLGSKYYVAHPTFPLDKIAGVINIDAMSVAGRAKDVTVTGFGSSELEDILKPLAAAQDRTLHGETSVQSGFYFRSDHFNFAKAGVPALYADGGEDLRDGGVEAGRKAAADYGSNRYHGPKDEYDPATWKLDGTVEDLQLMYGVGKELAGGDRWPNWYEGNPFKAARDTMMKAKAPAAAAK
- a CDS encoding murein hydrolase activator EnvC family protein is translated as MALALALPLPGAAQTSSAREAERKLQKLRTELKGVAQERRQIEGQRGQASQQLREADEKVARSGRALAQTESALREQTQALAQAEQRRNALQSNLEKQNRELAGLLRAAYQLGNHAPLKLLLSQDTVADANRALAYHRYLQRERAQRITTLTADLKELETLQAQIAQRQQQLQGTHRDQKQQVATLASDRRERAQTVASLEERFKDKREKEQALGQDAKALETLLANLRAAAARAEAERRAAARKAAAEKAAAEKAARQAKAEGRPAPATKIPPAVASAPAPKVGGLGWPLSGNLLARYGGKLPDGRTSSGVLIGAPAGSTVTAVADGTVVFSDWMTGYGMILIVDHGNGYMSLYAHNDTLLKDAGARVSRGDAVAKVGNSGGQGVTALYFELRRGGQPVNPDSWLQRR
- a CDS encoding S41 family peptidase, producing the protein MRAARTATLLLALLPALSWAQQTAPVPLKETPGKAASSEEAVTSKVPLDDIRRFVAVYNAVRAAYVDPVDDNKLMQSAVRGLLLDLDPHSTYFNKEDAEAFDEQANGAYEGIGVELQQQPDNASMKVISPIDDTPAAKAGILAGDLIIAIDGKPISAIDASEPLRGPAGSKVVLTIVRDGKPKPFDVSLTRQTIRVTSVRSRLLEPGYGYIRLSTFQADTGSDFQKHLQQLQKQSGGNLKGLVLDLRSNPGGLLTAAVQVADDLLDKGNIVSTRGRISISDARFDATPGDLLKGAPVVVLVDAGSASASEVLAGALRDNKRARVIGSRTFGKGSVQTVLPLDNGDSVKLTTARYYTPSGKSIQATGIVPEVELKAAPRPEDEALPASLSDYSEATLPGHLRGDEEGTEGYHAGAVLPGDGPINDALAELKNPGSVAARLKAEAAKAEADRAAKAAAKPAPKAEPKAEAKPEAKPEAKPEAKPEAKPAEIPAKP
- a CDS encoding rhomboid family intramembrane serine protease: MFVSLPSRKKATLRWATPVLFAALWLAFLWSISRPDDARGSLWLDWGALSTGLTHPLDWWATLQDGSVLRLFTALFLHADWSHLLGNLVFLLIFGLPAERVLGPWRLLLLFLVGGAISNLVAIYTMGSPDQIIIGASGAVSALIGAYLALFPGARLGVVIPLGLFLEFVRAPAYLLIGVWAALQVVFAYIGPTFGMVAWWAHIGGFVFGVVYGMYVRAAIARRLRKRHGF
- a CDS encoding outer membrane protein transport protein → MQTASTIARLTLLAVGVAGALAAADANAAAFQLKENSAKGLGRAFAGSTSAEGDASVVATNPASMRLLEGTQIQGDVSAISFGAKFRGEGRYANGAPISGGNGGDAGMIAPVPAAYFHVPFGEKDNMHFGVSLTVPFGFKTEYDRDWVGRYNGVKTELQAIDLGAAFSYDVNPYLSFGASVFAERLNVDLTSAVDGGTAINASAQQRAAAAALAAGRTPAQAQAAAQAAGRQAAQLGFSPGTADGYLRIKGDEVSVGYTLGMTVSPVEGTNIAFSYRSEVEHKITDGKADFTMTPAAAAFLAQAAPGTFVDSNGRATITLPASATVSFTHRVNDQWKIMADVSRTAWSKFDEVRVDYDSNQPDSVLPFHYRDTTFASIGTEYRLNEQLTLRGGLAYDQTPTTDAHRDVRVPDTTRKWLSLGLTWAPSEKMEYSVGYTHLFTKDPNINSTSATANNVVGKYKVTGDVLAASMQYKF
- the pnuC gene encoding nicotinamide riboside transporter PnuC encodes the protein MNLSDPNFQLELAANIAVAGSILLAGRNNVHTWWLGIVGCALFAAVFERSHLYADMVLQFFFVVISVFGWWQWLRGDHGAPLPITRLPARAWSWLLPLAVLATFGYGWMLTRLTNAYAPYIDSAVLVLSVIAQILMMRRKLESWWVWLLVNTIAVPLYYSRGLHLTSILYVGFWINALVALRHWRHLMRAEADTGRAADGIA